One window of Triticum dicoccoides isolate Atlit2015 ecotype Zavitan chromosome 5A, WEW_v2.0, whole genome shotgun sequence genomic DNA carries:
- the LOC119300939 gene encoding mannan endo-1,4-beta-mannosidase 8-like, with protein MGDMMCPAPATARSTTTPRIPLLPYVLLGLASTVMSLEPDAEEEWAAVERRGAHLVTRAAERPFIIHGFNTYWLMSFAADEATRPRVTAAIAEAAGAGLNVCRTWAFADGGYHALQTAPFCYDEVVFQALDFVVSEARRYKMRLILSLCNNWEDYGGKAQYVRWGKEAGVDLTSDDDFFSGPTLKGYYKAFVEAVLSRINTITNEAYKDDPTILAWELINEPRCPSDPSGDTLQAWIEEMASYVKSIDTMHLVEIGIEGYYGPSTPELLLVNPDDYSGHVGTDFIRNHQAMGIDLASVHIYSDTWLPDSTEESHVQFVNTWMQQHIDDAANLLGMPIVIGEFGLSLKDGKFENEFRETFMQTVYNNFLGSWESGMIGGGCLLWQLFPEGAEHMDDGYAVIFAKSPSTFNLLANHSRKLEC; from the exons ATGGGCGATATGATGTGTCCCGCTCCAGCCACCGCTCGGAGCACGACGACGCCTCGCATCCCACTCCTCCCCTACGTCCTCCTCGGCCTTGCTTCCACCGTCATGTCGCTGGAGCCGGACGCGGAGGAGGAATGGGCagcggtggagcggcgaggcgCTCACCTGGTAACGAGGGCGGCGGAGCGCCCCTTCATCATCCACGGGTTCAACACCTACTGGCTCATGTCCTTCGCCGCCGACGAGGCCACGCGGCCGCGCGTGACCGCGGCCATTGCCGAGGCTGCCGGGGCGGGGCTCAACGTGTGCCGCACCTGGGCGTTCGCTGACGGAGGGTACCACGCGCTGCAGACCGCGCCATTCTGCTACGACGAGGTGGTGTTCCAG GCACTAGATTTCGTGGTCAGCGAGGCAAGAAGGTATAAGATGCGGTTAATACTGTCACTTTGTAATAACTGGGAAGATTATGGAGGGAAGGCACAGTATGTAAGATGGGGTAAGGAGGCTGGCGTAGATCTTACTTCTGACGACGACTTCTTCTCTGGTCCAACACTTAAAGGGTACTACAAAGCTTTTGTTGAG GCTGTTTTGTCAAGAATAAACACAATCACAAATGAGGCCTACAAAGATGATCCTACTATTCTTGCCTGGGAGCTGATTAACGAGCCGCGCTGCCCTTCAGATCCATCAGGCGATACGCTGCAG GCATGGATAGAAGAGATGGCTTCTTACGTGAAGTCTATAGATACTATGCACCTCGTGGAGATTGGTATTGAAGGGTATTATGGTCCGTCTACTCCAGAACTTTTGCTCGTCAACCCAGATGATTATTCAGGGCATGTTGGAACGGACTTCATCAGGAACCATCAAGCAATGGGAATTGATTTAGCTTCAGTTCATATTTATTCAGACACTTG GTTGCCTGACTCAACAGAGGAAAGCCACGTTCAGTTTGTTAACACTTGGATGCAACAACATATTGATGATGCAGCAAACTTGCTGGGCATGCCCATTGTGATCGGGGAGTTTGGATTATCACTGAAGGATGGCAAGTTTGAAAACGAGTTCCGCGAAACTTTCATGCAGACAGTGTACAACAATTTCTTGGGCTCTTGGGAGAGTGGAATGATTGGAGGAGGCTGCCTTCTATGGCAGCTCTTCCCTGAAGGCGCAGAACACATGGACGATGGTTATGCAGTTATTTTTGCAAAATCACCATCCACATTCAACCTACTTGCAAATCACTCAAGGAAGCTAGAATGTTGA